In Litorimonas taeanensis, one DNA window encodes the following:
- a CDS encoding Fe(3+) ABC transporter substrate-binding protein produces MDIRSKLNVTLTTLLAAALAACSPADKSHDGEGTATVVKSGEVNLYSSRHYDTDLALYNDFTEQTGIKVNRIEASSDSLIERIKSEGEFSPADLLITVDAGVFWRAENAGVLSSTDSDVLNARIPESLRHPDGLWYGISKRARVIIFNKGKGKPEGLESYEDLAKPAFKGRVCMRSSGNIYNISLLSSMVAHDGLDAAKAWAQGVVNNFQRKPQSNDSGQIEAVAAGICDISMVNTYYLARYARSDEAQNQEIFNNIGIIFPNQNDRGTHVNISGAGVTTHAPNRENAIKFLEYLTSESAQGYFANGNNEYPVITDSITSSAVETLGTFKEDTLNVSQLGQNQADAVRIYDAVGWQ; encoded by the coding sequence ATGGATATTCGGTCCAAACTAAATGTGACATTAACAACTCTCCTGGCTGCTGCTTTAGCCGCATGTTCACCTGCAGATAAGTCTCATGATGGTGAAGGTACGGCCACAGTGGTGAAGTCAGGGGAAGTGAATCTCTATTCATCTCGCCATTACGATACGGACCTGGCACTATATAATGATTTTACCGAGCAAACAGGCATCAAAGTTAATCGTATTGAAGCTTCATCTGACTCTCTGATTGAACGTATTAAAAGTGAGGGTGAATTTAGTCCTGCAGATTTGCTCATAACTGTTGATGCTGGTGTGTTTTGGCGCGCTGAAAACGCTGGCGTGTTATCATCAACGGATTCTGATGTGTTGAATGCAAGGATCCCTGAAAGCCTGCGTCACCCAGATGGACTCTGGTACGGCATCTCCAAACGGGCTCGCGTGATTATTTTCAATAAAGGTAAGGGCAAGCCAGAGGGCCTCGAAAGTTACGAAGATTTAGCCAAACCAGCCTTTAAAGGTCGAGTTTGCATGCGCTCTTCTGGAAACATATATAATATTTCACTCTTGTCATCCATGGTGGCTCATGATGGCTTAGATGCCGCCAAAGCTTGGGCGCAAGGTGTCGTCAATAACTTCCAAAGAAAACCTCAAAGTAATGACTCTGGACAAATCGAGGCTGTTGCGGCTGGAATTTGTGATATTTCAATGGTGAACACCTATTACCTTGCGCGATATGCACGTTCGGATGAGGCGCAAAACCAAGAAATTTTCAACAATATTGGCATCATTTTTCCCAATCAAAACGATCGAGGAACGCACGTAAATATCAGCGGCGCAGGTGTGACGACCCATGCCCCGAATCGAGAAAATGCTATCAAGTTTTTAGAGTATTTAACGAGTGAGTCTGCTCAAGGTTACTTTGCCAATGGTAATAATGAGTATCCTGTTATCACAGATAGTATAACATCCTCTGCGGTTGAAACACTTGGAACCTTTAAGGAGGATACTTTGAATGTATCTCAACTTGGTCAGAATCAAGCTGATGCTGTCCGTATTTATGATGCCGTTGGTTGGCAATAA
- a CDS encoding D-alanyl-D-alanine carboxypeptidase family protein, protein MRFISPTVLPLGLFLLAQPAYSQDASRFQTNAPHAAIIDFNSNEVLFTKDAERPMPPASMTKIMTAFMVFEALESGRITMDTEFNVSEEAWRRGGAKSGSSTMFLDLNSTARVEDLLRGVIVQSGNDACIVLAEGLAGSESAFAELMTQRAHELGLKTATFLNSTGWPDAGHEISALDLAKLADMMIRRFPQYYGLYNERSFTWNGIKQSNRNPLLGRFTGADGLKTGHTEISGYGLVGSAKRGDDRRIIVINGTGSSSERRDTAISLMNAAFTQFKVYDVFTANQIVGDVDVYMGKAGTIPVETISEVKVGLPRVDRASLRSELHAKMAVAPIEKGDVLGEVIVYQGDSVIDRVDVIASESMKEKSSVGKVWTSLLKTIRG, encoded by the coding sequence ATGCGATTTATATCTCCTACAGTACTACCTCTTGGTCTTTTCCTGCTAGCACAACCAGCATACTCTCAAGATGCAAGCCGGTTTCAAACTAATGCGCCCCACGCGGCCATTATCGACTTTAACTCTAATGAAGTTCTTTTCACGAAAGACGCAGAGCGCCCTATGCCGCCTGCATCCATGACCAAAATCATGACGGCATTTATGGTGTTTGAAGCATTGGAATCGGGTCGCATTACAATGGATACGGAGTTCAATGTTAGCGAAGAAGCTTGGCGACGTGGCGGGGCAAAGTCAGGTTCATCAACAATGTTCTTGGATTTGAACTCCACTGCGCGGGTCGAAGATCTCCTTCGCGGCGTAATCGTACAGTCTGGTAATGATGCTTGCATTGTGCTAGCTGAGGGTTTGGCTGGGTCTGAAAGTGCCTTTGCAGAGCTTATGACGCAGCGCGCGCATGAGCTTGGCTTGAAAACCGCAACATTCCTAAACTCTACGGGTTGGCCTGACGCAGGCCATGAAATCAGCGCTCTAGACCTTGCCAAACTTGCAGACATGATGATTCGTCGTTTCCCCCAGTATTACGGGCTCTATAACGAGCGTTCGTTTACGTGGAACGGTATTAAACAAAGTAACCGCAACCCATTATTGGGTCGTTTTACAGGGGCTGACGGTTTGAAAACAGGACATACAGAGATTTCTGGGTATGGCCTTGTTGGTTCTGCTAAGCGAGGAGATGACCGGAGAATTATAGTTATTAATGGAACGGGGAGTTCTTCCGAGCGACGCGATACAGCTATATCTCTTATGAATGCCGCTTTCACACAGTTCAAAGTCTATGATGTTTTCACAGCAAACCAAATTGTTGGTGATGTGGATGTGTATATGGGAAAGGCTGGAACCATTCCGGTCGAAACGATATCCGAGGTTAAAGTTGGTCTACCACGCGTGGATCGGGCTTCACTTCGTTCCGAGCTCCATGCAAAGATGGCGGTTGCTCCAATTGAAAAAGGCGATGTTTTAGGCGAAGTGATTGTCTATCAAGGCGATTCAGTAATTGATCGTGTTGATGTAATTGCCTCTGAATCTATGAAAGAAAAATCGTCTGTTGGTAAGGTTTGGACGTCCTTATTAAAGACCATAAGAGGATAA
- a CDS encoding ABC transporter ATP-binding protein: MSLCFQNISHTYEKETALIDINLSAEEGEILCLLGQSGCGKTTLLNLTAGILPLQRGKILLNGDELASSNYHPPPEKRPVGLVFQEGALFPHLTVEQNIAFGLTNKSSRKRIVGELLDQIGLSGYEGRYPHTLSGGQQQRVAVARALAPEPKVLLMDEPFANIDIMLRRHLREEMRTLLKARNCITILVTHDPEEAIETSDSIAIMDKGVIIQHGQADILYEAPVSRIAAMLIGDGVLLKAQRANGVYETAFGHFPDKWFKAHSSVSGSQNCEVLIRPNQIALSEDLSGLLITDVRRTGQSQLATVLSPEGQSLTLHVEKDVNWQVGQKVKLSANSDSLIAF, from the coding sequence ATGAGCCTTTGCTTCCAAAACATCTCTCATACATATGAAAAAGAGACTGCTTTAATAGATATAAATCTTTCAGCAGAAGAGGGCGAGATACTTTGCTTGTTGGGGCAATCGGGTTGCGGGAAGACAACCTTATTAAACCTCACAGCGGGTATTCTTCCGTTGCAACGAGGCAAAATTTTGCTGAATGGTGACGAATTAGCCTCATCAAACTATCATCCACCACCCGAAAAACGCCCAGTGGGCCTTGTATTTCAGGAGGGGGCACTATTTCCCCACTTAACTGTTGAACAAAATATTGCCTTTGGACTCACTAATAAATCTTCGCGGAAAAGGATTGTTGGAGAGTTGTTGGACCAAATTGGTCTCTCTGGGTATGAAGGTAGGTATCCCCACACACTTTCTGGTGGCCAGCAACAGAGGGTCGCGGTCGCTAGGGCTTTAGCGCCTGAACCCAAAGTCCTTCTGATGGATGAACCTTTCGCAAATATCGACATAATGTTGCGTCGTCACTTACGTGAAGAAATGCGTACATTACTAAAAGCGCGGAACTGCATTACCATTCTGGTGACGCATGATCCTGAAGAGGCGATTGAAACGAGCGATTCGATAGCCATCATGGACAAAGGTGTGATTATTCAGCATGGGCAAGCTGACATTTTATATGAAGCCCCTGTTTCAAGAATTGCCGCAATGTTGATTGGTGATGGTGTGTTACTAAAGGCTCAGCGGGCAAATGGTGTATATGAAACGGCTTTTGGTCATTTTCCAGATAAATGGTTTAAGGCTCATAGTAGCGTATCAGGCTCTCAAAATTGTGAAGTGTTGATCCGTCCAAACCAAATCGCCCTAAGTGAAGATCTCTCTGGGTTGCTCATCACGGATGTTCGCAGGACGGGACAAAGCCAGCTTGCGACAGTGCTTTCGCCAGAAGGGCAATCACTAACACTGCATGTTGAGAAAGATGTTAACTGGCAGGTTGGCCAAAAAGTTAAACTCTCTGCAAATTCTGACAGTTTAATTGCCTTTTAG
- a CDS encoding Trp family transcriptional regulator, giving the protein MQSLENTLADITDEKAMEAFLIDLCTPAERRALTERWIVAQLLIQGELSYREINAKTGVSTTTIGRVARFLKDEPYGGYRLALTKTDNKITKDVS; this is encoded by the coding sequence ATGCAAAGTTTAGAGAACACATTAGCAGACATAACCGATGAAAAGGCCATGGAAGCCTTTTTAATCGACCTTTGTACGCCTGCCGAACGCCGCGCTTTGACAGAGCGATGGATTGTGGCTCAGCTTCTTATTCAAGGTGAACTTTCCTACCGAGAGATAAATGCCAAAACAGGAGTTAGTACAACGACGATTGGCCGTGTCGCTCGCTTTTTGAAAGACGAACCTTATGGTGGTTATCGCCTCGCCTTAACTAAAACGGATAACAAAATCACGAAAGACGTATCATGA
- a CDS encoding ABC transporter permease, with the protein MLSAKPSSIPYRIIGVILISLMACVPIFAVLSALLTNDFESWARLWQTTLPKYIMNTICLMVLVGSMTAFVGTLTAWCVTAFDFPFRRTMSWLLILPLSAPAYIIAYLYTDMFEFYGPVQTALRGIMGWQGGDYWFPAVRTLFGASLMLSLVLYPYVYLLARAAFLYQSSGQWHAARSLGLSPTRAFIRVALPAARPAIAGGLALVLMETLADFGVADYFAIPTFSTGIFRNWLALGDKSAALKLAAMMLLMVFLLVMLESFSRRGSAVTHGKTTGQSGRIQLSRKRSFTVLLTCFMPVLFGFVIPVITLCIYAFSNGDSHSSADFIGYMFNSLSTASIVAVIAVTLAVFLAYARRTNSNPALRVTLRLATLGYALPGALLAVGLLAPLGVFDQGLSRFARDTFGWNSGLILTGTTIALVYALTIRFLTVSFNSVTGGFDKIPPAMDSAARSLGAKPMRLVRRIHVPLLRSSVIGAAILVFIDVMRELPATLILRPFNFETLATRVYWLANDERLSEASTAALLIILIGIIPILFLNKQSLGDLD; encoded by the coding sequence ATGTTAAGCGCCAAACCCTCCTCTATTCCCTATCGTATTATCGGCGTCATCTTGATATCGCTTATGGCCTGCGTGCCCATCTTTGCTGTCTTAAGCGCACTCCTCACGAACGATTTTGAAAGCTGGGCAAGGCTTTGGCAAACCACTCTGCCAAAATACATCATGAATACAATTTGTTTGATGGTATTGGTCGGAAGCATGACAGCTTTTGTTGGCACTCTTACGGCGTGGTGCGTAACAGCTTTCGACTTCCCCTTTCGAAGGACTATGTCTTGGTTGCTCATTTTGCCGCTTTCAGCACCAGCTTATATTATAGCCTATCTCTATACGGATATGTTTGAGTTTTATGGCCCCGTTCAAACAGCTTTACGAGGCATTATGGGCTGGCAAGGTGGTGATTATTGGTTTCCTGCTGTACGAACGCTCTTTGGAGCCTCTCTCATGCTCAGCTTAGTGTTATACCCATATGTTTATCTACTGGCGAGAGCTGCTTTTTTATATCAGAGCAGTGGTCAATGGCATGCCGCGCGGAGTTTGGGGCTTTCTCCTACTCGCGCCTTTATTCGCGTGGCCTTACCTGCCGCAAGACCTGCTATAGCGGGTGGTCTGGCGTTGGTTTTGATGGAAACTCTCGCGGACTTTGGTGTAGCAGATTACTTTGCGATCCCAACATTCAGCACAGGAATATTTCGTAACTGGCTAGCGCTAGGAGATAAATCCGCGGCACTTAAATTAGCCGCTATGATGTTGTTAATGGTATTTCTCTTAGTAATGTTGGAAAGTTTTAGTCGCCGAGGCAGCGCGGTGACACATGGTAAAACGACAGGGCAATCTGGTCGTATACAACTCTCACGCAAGCGGTCATTTACAGTTTTATTAACGTGCTTCATGCCCGTACTATTTGGGTTTGTGATACCAGTCATCACACTTTGTATATATGCGTTTTCAAATGGTGACTCTCATAGTTCTGCAGACTTTATTGGGTATATGTTCAACAGCCTTTCAACTGCTTCTATAGTGGCTGTGATTGCTGTAACTCTTGCAGTATTTCTGGCTTATGCAAGGCGCACAAACAGCAATCCTGCCTTACGCGTAACCCTTAGGCTTGCTACGCTAGGGTATGCTTTACCTGGGGCCCTATTGGCCGTTGGCCTGCTCGCCCCCTTAGGTGTCTTTGATCAGGGCTTGTCGAGATTTGCTAGAGATACTTTTGGCTGGAATAGTGGCCTTATTCTGACAGGTACAACAATTGCCCTTGTATACGCTTTAACTATTCGCTTTCTGACGGTATCATTCAATAGCGTAACAGGTGGGTTTGATAAAATCCCTCCCGCTATGGATAGTGCGGCCAGGTCATTAGGTGCCAAGCCAATGAGGCTTGTGAGGCGAATCCATGTACCACTTTTAAGATCAAGCGTCATTGGCGCAGCGATACTCGTATTCATTGATGTTATGCGTGAGTTACCGGCCACTTTGATTTTAAGGCCTTTTAATTTTGAAACCCTTGCAACGCGGGTTTATTGGCTCGCAAATGATGAACGCTTGAGTGAGGCATCCACAGCAGCCCTCTTGATTATACTCATTGGAATAATTCCCATACTTTTCTTAAATAAACAGTCTTTAGGTGACTTAGACTAA
- a CDS encoding septal ring lytic transglycosylase RlpA family protein — MVKVEVRTAKLIRLGLCTLMGLGMTACASTNIVKMTEPAPITYKIGQGATQYASLTLPKVANKNHRRQSSPKYSMREPMPYSALPQKPSYSGPQFSEQSTDSELYAHQKLGKRYKVNGESYSPKHEPNYDETGIASWYGEKFHGRPTATGETFNMNDLTAAHKTLPLNSMLHVENLENGRSLIVRLNDRGPFIDNRIIDLSKGAAEALGTINGGLARVRVRYIGPADPNAATGPIMTPPVYEDIPPALSVEAPTPTPKAVPYSALPYSGVDTMPFEAPKDTSPATPKVSLDYFDVQRGSDLEPNYNPIAPTRPVPAPIEEPEMPEDGGQITLTIKGPIHIAKHDKTSAEPKFIPAVNYREYKTKR; from the coding sequence ATGGTAAAAGTTGAAGTTAGGACCGCGAAGTTAATACGTTTAGGTCTTTGCACCCTAATGGGTTTAGGTATGACAGCCTGCGCCTCAACAAACATTGTTAAAATGACAGAGCCTGCACCTATTACATATAAAATCGGGCAGGGGGCGACACAATATGCGTCACTAACATTGCCTAAAGTGGCGAATAAAAACCACAGACGTCAGTCATCACCAAAATATTCGATGCGGGAGCCAATGCCATATTCTGCATTACCGCAAAAACCAAGCTATTCTGGACCACAGTTCAGTGAACAATCAACAGATAGTGAACTTTACGCGCATCAAAAGCTAGGCAAGCGGTATAAGGTCAACGGCGAGTCTTATTCACCGAAACACGAACCAAACTATGATGAAACGGGTATTGCGTCATGGTATGGTGAGAAATTCCACGGCCGTCCTACAGCCACGGGTGAAACATTTAATATGAATGACTTAACTGCGGCGCATAAAACCCTTCCTTTAAACTCTATGCTTCATGTCGAAAACTTAGAAAATGGTCGCTCTCTTATCGTGCGTTTGAATGACCGAGGCCCCTTTATTGATAATCGTATCATTGATTTATCCAAAGGCGCTGCGGAAGCACTAGGCACAATTAATGGTGGTTTGGCACGTGTACGTGTTCGTTACATAGGGCCTGCCGATCCAAATGCAGCAACTGGCCCTATCATGACACCACCTGTTTATGAGGATATTCCACCTGCATTGTCTGTTGAAGCTCCTACGCCAACACCAAAGGCCGTCCCATATTCAGCTTTGCCATATTCAGGTGTCGATACAATGCCCTTTGAAGCTCCAAAAGACACTTCACCTGCTACACCAAAGGTTTCTCTAGATTATTTTGATGTGCAACGTGGATCAGATTTGGAACCAAACTATAACCCAATAGCTCCTACACGTCCTGTGCCGGCACCAATTGAAGAGCCTGAGATGCCTGAAGATGGCGGGCAAATCACCCTCACAATTAAAGGGCCGATACATATCGCAAAGCATGATAAGACATCTGCTGAACCCAAGTTTATTCCGGCAGTAAATTATCGGGAATATAAGACAAAACGATAA
- the tmk gene encoding dTMP kinase, translating into MEAGQFITFEGGEGAGKTTQAKLLCDALENAGVETLLTREPGGTFGAEAIRDLVLSGSNERWSGMTELLLMYAARLDHVEKLIKPALARGAWVISDRFADSSLAYQGYARGLGAQKVKELHDTIMDGFEPNLTVLFDIDPILAQKRVEMRGENLSRFDKQDIDFHNVLRDAFLDIAHQNADRFVTVDAGAGREAIHARIIHVLTMRYPSLAGKLSASND; encoded by the coding sequence GTGGAAGCTGGACAGTTTATTACCTTTGAAGGCGGTGAAGGCGCAGGCAAAACCACGCAAGCTAAGCTATTATGCGATGCTTTGGAAAATGCGGGCGTCGAGACTTTACTCACACGCGAGCCCGGCGGAACATTCGGCGCTGAAGCGATACGAGACCTAGTGCTTTCTGGGTCGAACGAGCGTTGGTCGGGTATGACAGAGTTATTGTTAATGTACGCAGCGCGGTTAGATCATGTCGAAAAGCTCATTAAACCCGCTCTCGCAAGAGGCGCTTGGGTCATTAGTGATCGCTTTGCAGATTCGAGCTTAGCTTATCAAGGATATGCTCGCGGCCTAGGCGCACAAAAAGTCAAAGAACTGCATGATACTATAATGGATGGATTCGAACCAAATTTAACTGTCTTGTTTGATATTGATCCAATACTCGCCCAAAAACGCGTAGAAATGCGCGGAGAAAATTTGTCACGCTTTGACAAACAAGATATCGATTTTCACAATGTTCTCAGAGACGCATTTCTAGATATTGCACACCAGAATGCAGACCGTTTTGTTACTGTTGATGCTGGAGCGGGGCGAGAGGCTATTCACGCGCGTATAATTCATGTGCTTACTATGCGATATCCATCATTGGCGGGCAAATTAAGCGCCTCTAACGACTAA
- a CDS encoding DNA polymerase III subunit delta', with protein MAKGFDTEPLPESDRAPACLHPRETYDLLGHSEAERRFIQAQQSGRLHHAWLLTGPPGIGKATLAYRMSRALLGGQSLMPESLNIPKSDPISQRIESRGHGNLFVVNRPWDSKTKKFKQDIPVDLIRSVGEFLQGTAAEDKESRVVIIDSADDLNRNAENALLKMLEEPPSKTVMILLSSSPGRLLPTIRSRCMAVPLKAVPKADIVDWLSRQGQGSKDMVEACANLSRGGPGKAMALAQNASEVLMPLKRFMESLDTGRVSIDIGIAKSLATQNAAVARALFWDVLEDSIQACAVYSQTDLWEGAFAPPNNKRNPEKWLKAWSLIREQKAIEAAINTDKTATLLNTLSAVRAA; from the coding sequence ATGGCCAAAGGATTCGATACAGAGCCTCTACCTGAATCGGATCGTGCACCAGCTTGTCTTCACCCACGTGAGACTTATGACCTTTTAGGTCATTCGGAGGCAGAGCGTCGATTTATACAAGCTCAACAATCTGGCCGCCTTCATCATGCTTGGTTACTGACAGGTCCGCCGGGTATAGGAAAAGCGACCTTGGCTTATCGTATGTCCAGAGCCTTGCTGGGCGGTCAGTCATTAATGCCTGAGAGCCTCAACATTCCCAAGTCAGATCCTATATCACAACGAATTGAAAGCCGAGGGCATGGAAACTTGTTTGTTGTAAACCGTCCTTGGGATTCTAAAACAAAGAAATTTAAACAGGATATTCCTGTTGATCTCATTCGATCGGTTGGTGAGTTTTTACAAGGAACGGCCGCAGAAGATAAAGAAAGTCGCGTAGTAATTATTGATAGCGCTGATGACTTGAATAGAAATGCTGAAAACGCCCTGTTGAAGATGCTCGAAGAACCGCCTTCTAAAACAGTGATGATTTTATTGTCGTCCTCTCCAGGTCGCTTATTACCGACCATACGTTCACGTTGCATGGCAGTGCCATTAAAAGCCGTGCCGAAGGCTGATATCGTCGATTGGTTGTCTCGGCAGGGTCAAGGCTCTAAGGATATGGTTGAGGCTTGCGCTAATTTAAGTCGTGGCGGACCAGGCAAAGCTATGGCCCTAGCGCAAAACGCATCCGAAGTTTTAATGCCTTTAAAGCGGTTCATGGAGTCATTGGATACAGGGCGTGTAAGCATTGATATAGGGATTGCTAAGTCTCTCGCCACGCAAAATGCAGCCGTTGCGAGAGCGTTATTTTGGGATGTACTTGAGGACAGCATACAAGCCTGCGCCGTTTATTCACAAACGGATTTGTGGGAAGGGGCTTTTGCTCCCCCGAATAATAAACGAAATCCAGAAAAGTGGCTTAAGGCTTGGTCATTGATAAGAGAACAAAAGGCCATTGAAGCCGCCATAAATACAGATAAGACGGCAACACTGTTAAACACACTAAGTGCGGTAAGGGCTGCCTGA
- a CDS encoding Fe2+-dependent dioxygenase, protein MLITISNIFSPNGLESAHKRINKLEWKSGLNTAGKTAKQVKKNFQADLSQGIGAVLQSDILNALQGNAVLQAAAQPKSFSNLLISKTENGGFYGAHIDNALMNMAKGKLRTDLSFTLFLSDPNSYDGGELIVQYPGFTQTFKPEAGDLVLYPSRYIHEVTPVTRGTRLACVGWVESLIPQQDKRETLFDLINLRASLSHQFPAQSAELMTLNKTISNLLRLWAQP, encoded by the coding sequence ATGCTGATAACGATTTCAAATATATTTTCACCAAACGGATTAGAAAGCGCACATAAGCGAATAAATAAGTTAGAATGGAAAAGTGGGCTGAACACCGCCGGAAAAACTGCAAAACAGGTGAAAAAGAACTTTCAGGCGGACCTTAGCCAAGGCATTGGCGCAGTATTACAAAGTGATATATTAAACGCGTTGCAAGGAAATGCGGTGTTACAAGCCGCCGCACAGCCAAAATCATTCTCCAATTTGCTGATAAGTAAAACTGAAAATGGTGGTTTTTATGGAGCCCATATAGATAACGCGCTTATGAATATGGCCAAAGGGAAATTACGGACCGATTTGTCGTTCACGCTATTTTTGTCAGACCCTAATAGCTACGACGGAGGCGAATTGATTGTCCAATATCCCGGGTTTACGCAAACATTCAAGCCAGAAGCGGGTGATTTAGTCCTTTATCCATCACGTTATATACATGAAGTAACGCCCGTAACGCGTGGTACTAGACTTGCCTGTGTGGGCTGGGTTGAGAGCCTGATACCTCAACAGGATAAACGCGAAACCTTATTCGACTTGATAAACTTAAGAGCAAGTTTGTCTCACCAATTTCCAGCGCAAAGTGCTGAGTTAATGACGCTCAATAAAACTATATCAAATTTATTGAGACTTTGGGCTCAGCCGTAA